From the genome of Acidobacteriota bacterium, one region includes:
- a CDS encoding phage tail protein, protein MADPFVAEIRIFPFNFPPKGWAWCDGQLLPISQNTALFSLLGTTYGGDGKSNFALPDLQGRAPMQPGQGPGLSLHDLGETGGSETVSLLESEIPGHSHALMATGSPANAPTPQGTSFARVIGATPYQNPPFGPLGMMAPEALAPAGGDQPHNNMQPYLTFYFCIAMQGVFPPRT, encoded by the coding sequence ATGGCAGACCCATTTGTTGCTGAAATTCGGATTTTCCCCTTTAACTTTCCCCCCAAAGGCTGGGCCTGGTGCGATGGCCAGTTGCTGCCGATCAGTCAAAATACAGCGCTTTTCTCTTTGCTTGGAACGACATACGGCGGAGACGGGAAATCAAACTTTGCGCTCCCTGACCTTCAGGGGCGAGCACCAATGCAACCTGGCCAGGGACCTGGACTTTCGCTGCATGACCTGGGCGAAACTGGTGGATCAGAAACCGTCAGCCTGCTGGAAAGTGAAATTCCAGGCCACAGCCACGCGCTGATGGCCACCGGGAGCCCAGCCAATGCCCCAACCCCACAGGGCACAAGCTTTGCCCGCGTGATTGGGGCGACACCGTATCAAAACCCACCCTTTGGTCCACTTGGGATGATGGCCCCTGAGGCGCTGGCGCCGGCTGGTGGCGATCAACCCCATAACAATATGCAACCGTAT
- a CDS encoding phage tail protein, which yields MAQPYVGEIRMFAGNFAPVGWQLCEGQLLPISENETLFQLIGTTYGGDGESTFALPDLRGRLPLHQGNGFILAETGGAEEITLTVQQIPAHSHPLLATVNIANNTTPVNSLPAQASTVDVYNDSASSFAAMAPQSIGLVGGSQPHTNFQPYLCVNFIISLYGIFPSPT from the coding sequence ATGGCACAGCCCTATGTTGGTGAAATTCGCATGTTTGCCGGAAATTTTGCCCCTGTCGGCTGGCAGTTGTGTGAAGGGCAACTCTTGCCGATTTCGGAAAACGAGACTCTGTTCCAACTGATCGGAACGACCTATGGCGGGGACGGGGAAAGTACGTTTGCGCTTCCGGATTTACGGGGCCGGCTTCCGCTTCACCAGGGCAACGGCTTTATCCTGGCTGAAACCGGCGGCGCCGAAGAAATCACCCTGACCGTGCAGCAAATTCCGGCCCATTCCCACCCATTGCTGGCAACCGTCAACATTGCCAATAACACCACTCCGGTCAATAGCCTTCCCGCTCAGGCATCAACCGTGGATGTCTATAATGATTCGGCAAGCAGTTTCGCGGCCATGGCGCCGCAATCCATCGGCCTGGTTGGAGGGAGCCAGCCACACACCAATTTTCAACCCTATCTCTGTGTGAATTTTATCATTTCCCTCTATGGGATTTTCCCGTCTCCAACTTGA